The sequence below is a genomic window from Nicotiana tomentosiformis chromosome 6, ASM39032v3, whole genome shotgun sequence.
AGTTTGCATAAGCGTTCAGATTATTTGTCACCGAACCAAGAAAGAGTCTTTAACACCATACGAGCTCATAGGTGGTGTAAGGATTAGTCGTTCTACTTGACAAAATTAATATGTTCCAACAAAGAAAACCACACCTCAACTCTTAGACGACAACCTAATTCAAATTGAGCATCTGGATCACCCATCTCTGCAGCTTCCACTAACAAAGCAGCCCCACTGTTATTAAAAATAGGAAGAAATTTTAGCTGTAAGTTTTGACAGTGTATTTCATGAAAAAGTGCTGAAAGAATTGTTCACGTCAATTTAATTACTCCTACATGAAAAAGTGCTGAAGGTACTACTCAAGTCAAACAAGAATTAACAACTCCCTCATCTCATAAGGAAATCATTCAGATAGACTTACGTATTATGCAACTAGTGATCAAACAAACTGAAAATCACTTAAATCAGTTAAGGAACTTTTTTAGAACCTAAATCATATACATGATGGCTTCTTTTCAATCATACAAAAACGAAAAACTTGAAACCTGTTATAGAGAGAATATTGACGTGAAGCTGGATTTATAATACTTATCTTTTtgtcagaaaaaaaaaaaagaaaaggaaaagcttGAAACTTTTTAAGTGGATTATAAAGATCTATTTAGTCTTTACTTAAAAGAATGCAACAATAGCACATGAACAATGATAAGTGTCTGCACTTTGCAGATGCCAAATCTTCATTCGTCATACCAAATAGACAAAACTTACACAGCTTTACACGCCCCAGGGACATGGTACTTGAGATGCAGTTTTGAAAGCCAATATCTTGCATGGGTATTTGAGTTGTCTGCTTCCAGAGCCAACTCAAAATTCTCCTTTGCTGTCTAACACATAACCACCCAATGGGAAAATATTTGATAAGTCAAAATTCCAAGAAAAAGAATATTGATGGATAAACTCTACCAAGAAATACATGCTTAAGTATtactacaaaaaaaaaatctaacaTACATACAAAAAAAGAAATAGATTTAACAAGTGGAAGGTACTTCTCAGTAAATGTTGATTGATATAAGAGAGATGTAATCACGTGAGAGGGAAAGAAGCAAACAAAATATACAATGGTGATATTTTCATTAAGGAATTCGACTATAAACAGGACTGCTGTTGTAATTTAGCTACCAGACCAAAAGTGGCTGCTTCTTCCATTTCCGTGGAATACCCTCGATTCTTCCTTAAAACAGAAAGACTAATTGACATCCTCCATCTTCAAACTCAGAAGACAGCAAAAAGCATAAGTAGGGTGCTTGACAAGGCAAGGATCAGAGGGTTACCTCAAATGCAGCCACATGGGAAGCTAAATTTACTCCTAAAAGATCAATAAATTTACTTAATTGAACCAGCTCTCTTTACAAGCATTAGTAGCAACTAACTTCCATGACTAATTCAAGGGACCGAAGAAAACATTATGACTAATGAGCTACTTTCTTCATGTTGCAATCTCCTAAACAGACGTATGGCAAGGATAACACGCTATTCTAAGGACATAAATATGAAAACTTGACAACAATGTCTCTGGGTGTAACAACACAACACAAAATAAATGGAGATAGTAGCAAGCACTGACAGAAGTAAAAACACAGACACAGACACATTAACTTCGAAAGAACCATAAATAAAAGTAGAGCAACAGTATCGAGCTATTTGCTACTAAACGTACCCTAAGTGAAGGAATGAGACGTTTGTCATTAAGCTCACAATAATCAATTACTCTATCAACTTCCTGCAGAGCATTCCACCCCCTAGCTATGTACTCCATCGCCTTCTTATTTCTGCTGTGCATTCCCCTCTATCACAGAAACAAAAGTCAGCACTAAATGAAACTAGAATGCATATCACCACTGTCCCATAATTGGATTGACGGGATTTGAAAATTTTACCTCTAGATGGAACTGGAAAGGATGACGACAATGCTGTTTAGTGACAGCTGGATGATAACTAAGTTTTTTATAGACAGCCTTTAGAAGGAATGATCTGAACATTATCTTCCTGCCTGCATTAACAACCATAAGGATCTTAGTTTCAACTCATTGAAGAAAGCACAAATACAAGAATCACCATCAAGGGAAATATTTAAAGATATAATTTTAGTACAACATGAATAGAACAGATAAAAAGTGTCTTTAAAAATGTGAATGCACATTAACAATAAATATGAGGGAGAATTTATATCCAGATAGAATGAGAGTCTAGATTTATTTCATTCTCAACCATGCTCAAGTGAGGCACGCCAAAAATATGCACATACATTAAAGGATGGAGATATTTTTTTTCATgtgtctctgtgtgtgtgtgttgggggggggggggggggggatgatgcTACGCTTCATTGATATTTAAACACGCGAAAAGAAGACAAATTACGATGTAATTTCACAAAGGGTTTCATTTCCTAACACATACAAATGACGCGTCAAATGCTCCTTGGTTTTTCATCTTTAGCAATGGGTAGCAGTGGAGCCATAAATTCTAACAAGGGGGTTCAAAAAGCACTACACTAAAGATTTTATTTATGTAAAGGGAAGTTCTATATAAACATAAAATATTTGTTTACCCATATACTTCGTACAATTTTTCGGGCGAAGGGGATTCAATTGAAACTACCAGTCAGCTCTTCATGTTTTAACAAATGAATAACCTCAGACAACCAAAATTCGATATAATAACCCACATTTGTGACTCATCAAAATCTTACAACATAGTAAAATTCTTAAGCCATTTCTTTGGGAGATCCCAAAAACTGAGCTTGCGTGAGCTTCTGTAGAAAGCGTTCTATTTTTGTCGAAAAAAGTTCACTTTTTTTACAAGAAAATTCCAAACTCagtttttcaaatctttcaaaaacTCAAAAACTAGTTTTAGAGAAGAACTTCAAAACAAACCCCTTAAATCTGATTTATGAATATACCCCATGTAAATtattttcgtaaaaaaaaaaatacattaaatATTTAAACTCATCTACCTTCTTAGCAACTGAAGCTCGGCCAATAGTGGTCGCTCCGAACTACAAAGAAGACTGATTGCAGCTTTTAGAAAATACTTCCTCTTTGGAATGGACTGAAGAAAAAGTAGGGCAAAGAGCGCCAATTGCCAATTCAGGCAAGGAATCTGCATTTGTTTATTATTTGACAAATTGGGCAATTTGGTATCTGAGCTTCTCCTGTGTTTTTATTTTCTGCTCTCTTCTGTTCTATTGTGATTTCTTTTATGCCTTATTTGGGTGGTTGTTACATATGTTCCATAATGTAtcatgttatgaaatatagctcaaagtaacaatatagaacaaggaaaaacaagctaagagatatagagagaaagagaggagagattctcATTTCTTCAATTGTGTTTTATttactatctattacaaggcctttatataggcatgaaaagtgaagaatgtGGAATGGTCACTGcataaatatgtcattgaacatgtcattaagcatttgagaggaagatcatgggggaggttatggagttacaatcataactccaTAAGTATTAGAGTAGTGGGAGTTATggagataatggagaagagtagacatccaccataatttaatttttcttataacactccccccttgaatgtccatagataatgtgcctcgttaaaaccttattaggaaaaaaccttATGAAAAAAatatcctagtgaaggaaaaagagtacacatgtttataaatacgtcttttggttgcctcgttaaaaatcttgcaaggaaaacccagtgggacaaaaccttgtaagggaaaaagagtataacgcgtattaactccccctgatgagagcatcaattcacatccttgagccttcgcatcccaatcttgtacactagtttcttgaaggttgacgtcggtagagatttggtgaacaaatcagctatattatcacttgaacgaatctgttgcacattgatatcaccattcttttgaagatcatgtgtgaaaaataactttggtgaaatgtgctttgttccatctccttttatgaatcctcccttcaattgagctatgcatgatgtattgtcttcatacaaaTTTGTgagtagtttgtcacacttcaaaccacatttgtctcgaataagatgtattatagacctcaaccatacacattctcgacttgcttcataaaTAACAATTATCTCCTCATGATTAGaagaagtagccacgattgattgcttagtcgatcgccaagatatggcagtgcctccacatgtaaacacatagcctgtttgctcagataaatacccagcatcggcataaccaacaagatcgggactgcaatcattgccataaaataagcccatattggtagtcccttttagatattgcaatatgtgtttgattccatttcaATGTctcagagctatatcttgctaagacattaactgaaaaagttatgccaTGCCTTGttgtgttagcaagatacattagtgcaccaattgcactaagatatggtacttcaggaccaagaagcttttcattcttttcttgaggtcggaacgaaTCCTTGTTCatatcaagtgatcgaacaaccatcagattacttaatggatgtgctccatccatgtaaaaccgagacataattttgtctttccgagatctttcatctcgaattccttctttaaataatcaattgcttTTTGGAGTtatgtaggagttccaataaggatTATGTCATCAGCATATACAGTAAGTACAACAAACttcgatgttgttttctttataaaaacacatggacaaatggcatcatttatataaccttcctttaataaatactcactaaggcgattatacgaCATTCTTCCAGATTGCTtcagaccatacaaagatctttgcaatttgattgaaaacatttcccgagactttgaattatgtgcgtcgggcattttaaatccctcgggaattttcatatatatttcattatcaagtgatcCATAAAAGTAGGcggtaaccacatccattaaatgcatgtcaagcttttcatggacagcaaaactaatgagataacgaaaTGTTATTGTatccataacaggtgaatatgtCTCTTCATGAAAATCCTTGTgtaacaaggcgtgccttatatctttgtgaaaatccttgtgtaACAAGGCGTGCCTtgtatctttgtacctcatttttctcctttctcttacgtacaaagacccatttatagccaacaggcttaacgccattaggtgtttggactacattcccaaaaacttcacgtttcgcaagtgaatccaactcagattagattgcttcttgccattttggccaatcacgtctttgtcgacattctccaacagattgaggttcaagatactcattatcttgcataatgctagatgcaacattgtatgcaaagacataatccaccactatattcaatcgattcaaatCTATCTCAATATCGATTGaatttattgatagttccttattttctcgAGTCTCGGGCTTATTGATTTCCTCATGAAtggttaaatcatgggtttctttatgaggctctttcgtagtgtcatcttgatcTTTATGAGGCACGTGGATCAAGGTCAGACATTGATGGatttttccacaaaatttcttgtttggtttcaccaatttctccccctaattttgggaaAAGTGTCTCATCGAATCGACAGTATGCAAATCAAGCAGTGAACAAATCCCTCGTTAATGTTTCGAGGTAGCGAATCATGCAaggcgattcaaacccaacatatattcctaaccttctttggggacccattttggtgcgatatggcggtgctacaggcacatataccgcgcatccaaaaattcttaaatgggatatattaggttcataacccaaaactaattgcaacggggaatatttataataatttgtcggtctgagacgaagtagcattgctgcatgcaaaatggAATGACCCCAAACAGAAGTGCGTAACCTCGTTTTCATGAGtaacggtcttgctatcaattgcagacgtttaatcaaagactctgcaaggccattttgagtgtgaacatgagctacaggATGTTCCACTACTACTCATGTAAAGAACTGTGATTACATGATGTTTATTCACTAGTTATTACGAATATGCAAAAAAAACATTAATCATCTTTAACCACGGATCCATCACCGATCAAGTGGTCTATTTTTCCATCAGGGTGCTCAAAGAAATCTGCCACATCCAAGTGGGTGATGTCAAATTAGCTTCAGGGCCTTTATTTTTTAGagatgcttgataaagctcaaccaaaaACCGCAACAATAGCATTCAGCTTCTGAACCCTTTGCCTCTGGCTTCTCATCTTTCCCTTTCCACTTTTGGAAGTTACTTTTCTTTGAGGAATGATTAACACTAGGAAAATTTCTTCCTTGGCCACGGCCACGACCTTCTCCACGCTTAACATAATGGGAAATCACCTCATCCACTTTAGGCAATGGTGTAGACCCAGTGGGTCGATTTTCGTGATTTCTCATAAGCAAGTCGTTGTTTCGTTCAGCCATAAGAagaagagaaatcaactcagagtacttcttgaaacctttctctcgGTACTGCGGTTGGAAgaccatattggaggcatgaaacGTTGTGAATGTTTTTTGAAGCATATCATAGTCACTGATATTATCTTCAcagagtttcaatttagaagtaattctgaacatcgcagaattatattcagaaagagacttaaagtcttggagcctcagatgagcccaatcatatcgtgcttgtggaagcgtgaccaactttaagttgtcatatctttcctttaaaccattccacaaaacaagtggatctttgaatgtgagatattctattttcaaccCTCCACCAAGGTGATGGCGCAAGAAAATCAAGGACTTAACACAGTCTTGGGTAgatgctttatttttatctttaatggtgtctccaagacccattgcatctaaatggatttcagcatctaacacccatgtcatatagttcttgcccgaaatttcatgtttctgaatataattctgcgatgttcagaattatttttaaattgaaaCTCTGTGGAGATACTATCAGTGACTATGATATGATTCAAAAAAACATTCACAACgtttcatgcctccaatatggtcTTGCAACAGCAGTACCGAGAGAAAGGTTTCAAAAAGTACTCTGAGTTGATTTCTCTCCTCCTTGTGGCTGAACGAAACAACGACTTGCTTATGAGAAATCACGAAAATCTACCCACTGGGTCTATACCATTGCCTCCCATTATGCTAAGCGTGGAAAAGGCCGTGGCCCTGTTCA
It includes:
- the LOC104117264 gene encoding uncharacterized protein produces the protein MFRSFLLKAVYKKLSYHPAVTKQHCRHPFQFHLERGMHSRNKKAMEYIARGWNALQEVDRVIDYCELNDKRLIPSLRTAKENFELALEADNSNTHARYWLSKLHLKYHVPGACKAVGAALLVEAAEMGDPDAQFELGCRLRVENEYVQSDQQAFYYLEKAVDQLHPGALYLLGAVYLTGDCMKKDVGSALWCFHRASEKGHAGAAIAYGSLLLQGVELPESITKFLVKRGSSSRISRRNGVDLELNPIELAREQFEIAAKAGSDLGFRWLKRLEEEEKRLLSS